The Saprospiraceae bacterium genome includes the window ATTATTAAATCAGTAAGGTTAAATATTCTGATGATGAAAAAATCCTTTTATGCTTTTAGCTTGTTGGTTTGTTTTACCCTGGCTTTTACCCACAAACAAGAACCCGTGCTGAAGATGGGTTTATTGAAATATGCAGGTGGCGGAGATTGGTATTCCAACCCTACTTCTTTGCCCAACTTGGCCAAGTTTTGCAACCAAGAGTTGGGTACGAGTTTTACCCCCGATTATGCCGTCGTGGAAGTCGGAAGTGCAGAGTTATTCAATTATCCAATTGTACATATGACCGGCCACGGCAATGTCCTTTTTTCGAACGCGGAGGCTGAAAACCTTCGGAATTACCTCATCGGAGGGGGATTTCTGCATGTGGATGACAATTATGGGATCGATCCTTATATTAGGGTTGCCATGAAAAAGGTTTTTCCTGACCAGGAGTTCACCGAATTGCCTTTTCAGCATCCCATTTACCACCAGAAATTTGACTTCAAAAATGGGCTGCCAAAAATTCACAAACATGACGAAAAACCACCCCAAGGCTTTGGATTGTTTTGGGAAGATCGCCTGGTCTGCTTTTATACTTATGAGTGCGATTTAGGTGATGGTTGGGAAGATCCCGAGGTGCACAAAGACCCCGAGGAGGTCCGTCAGCAGGCATTGCAAATGGGGGCAAATATTGTCCGTTTCGCTTTTGAGCAGTAAGTTACTGCCTGATGAGGTTGGGCTTGTTTTTAATGTAGCGTTTTAGATTAAGCCAAAAGATACCAACCAGGTAGAATAAGATGGGCGAACCAAGGGTCACAAAAGTCGCATAAATAAAATAAAGCCTTACCCTCGAAGTGGCGATCCCCATTTTATCTGCCAAATAATTGCAAACCCCGAAGGCTGATTTCTCAAGTAAGTTCTTTACTTCAATCATATCGCTTATTTTTTCGAAACACGGTCAGGCCGAAGCCTTCCTTTGGGCACTACTACCCAGCCTGACCATATTTATGATTCATTTCCCTACAAAAATATGGGATTTTTGTTTAAAATATTATAAAAAATAGCTAACTATTCTTAGAGCTTGTTTGGAGGTAGGCTTTGGAAGCGAAAATATTTAATTATGGGTTCTCCCAAAGCTCATTTTTCGGTACATAGCAGGGCTACGGACCGGAAAATAGCTGTAGGGAGAGCTTGTGCCGATTCATCGGCATTCGATAAGTAAATATTTGCAGCCCAAATGCTACCTCCAAACAAGCTCTTATTGGACTTTTGACATTCGCTGTTTTGAAGGGGGAAATGGGAAGTGGGAAGTCGGAAGTACGAAGTCGGAAGTGGGAAAATTGTGCTCCTGAGCTTTTCCGCCTTCCCCCTTCCGACTTCCCCCTTCCCATATGTTTTCCTTGTAAATGCCTGGTTGGCCAAGACAAATAGGGTATAGACGCTCAAACCTAATGTTATGCTTAATACGCAGCCAAATTTTGCGCATCCGTAATTTTGATCTGGTAAGTATCCAGTATTTTATCTCCCTCTGGACTGCGTAAAATCAGCTTAATTGGGAAAGAACCCGATTTTTTGAAGATATGTTGAAATGCTGTCTGCCCAATGTCAATGATTTGTCCTTGGCCCAAATCCAGCAAATATTTGGCTTGTGGATCTCCACTATGAAGGGTAAACTGAACGGGCAGTCCTACTTCTGCTGTTGGGTCGATACTCAAGTAGGCCTGTTGTGGATCACTGCCTTGTTCATAATGCACAACCATGTTCGAATCGCCTTTAGGAGATGTTCCCAAATGGTACATAATGCCCATAAGGCCGGCACACAGCATGATGATTAATAAGCTTGATTCTACTGTGCGGTTTGATTTTGGTGTAGTTTCGTGTTTCATGTGAAAAAAATTAATGGTTATTTAATGTGTATTGATGTTTGGGTGTAGCGGAATGGGCATAGCTCGCCCCTTTGCCACAGTTACCTGTTGACATTTTCCGAAATAGACATACTTTTCCCATGCTTAATGGAGGCCAAATGGTCCATTCAAGGCATAACTGTACCATGCTACGTTTGGGGATTAGCCCAAAGTAGAGATAAAGCGAAAAGGCTACGTCTGGTCCTTTCAGACCGCGTAGGATAGTGTTCGAAAAACATAGTGTAATGGAAAACCCTAGTGCTTGGGTATCAGCATCTTAGTGTTTCAAGCGCAGATTCGGCTTGAAAATAGACATAGAAATGTCAGGATAGTGTTTTGGCACTTTGCTTAAAGCAAAGATAGGCATAGGACATCGCCACCAAGACAGGCATTTCCGTTAAGACATGACGGCAAAGTCATGACCATCCTGATGCTTGACAGATGGATGTCGCAATACTATCTTTTAAGTTCGTGTAGTCGTTCTTAAAGGCCTGTTAAACATGACGTTTATAGCTAGCCATTCGGGATAAGATAAACCAAAGAAGCCTGAATAGTCTTAAAAATAGACTTCAATCATTCATCACCAGGAATGGATAATATCCGACATGAATAGGGACCAAACTTTTGGTGTGGAAAAATAGCCATCGAGGTAAGTAAAACGGGGATGGCGGTCGAGCAGGTAAATAAAATGAGTAGATGCGTAAATAATGTTTCATAGTCAAAAAAAGTTTTTGCGTTAGAGCAAATGTAAATATATATAAATAAAACTTATAATGTTTAACCCTTTTTTTTCTGAGAAGTTGCAGTTTTTTTTCTAATTAATTACAATAAATCAAAATGCATGCCAATTTGTTTTGCAAACAATTAGGCATGTGAAAATAATTTAATATATCAATATCCCTGTGCGTCATCATCAGGGTTGCGCTTATCACCGACCCCCTGCCATTGTCCATTGGCCAAGCGATGAATGGCTTTAATGACAGCCATATAATTGACTTCATACAGCTGATGCTTCATGGCCATTAATTTTTCCTTGGTTGCTGCTGAAAACCCATCCTTTTCCATGAGAATGCGATCAGGGAGCCACTGATGGTGAAATCGAGGCGCATTTACGGCCGCTTCGAGATCCATATTGAAGGCTGCTACATTCAGAAAAACCTGAAAAACGGCGGTGATAATAGTGGACCCCCCTGGGGCGCCAAGCACCATAAACAATTCACCATCCTTTTCTACGATGGTGGGAGTCATAGAACTGAGCATTCGTTTACCCGCCGCAATGGCATTGGCTTCGGCACCGACCAACCCAAATTGGTTGGGTACGCCAGGTTTGGCACTAAAGTCATCCATCTCGTTATTGAGGAAAAAACCGGCACCATCGACCCATACCTTACAGCCGTAGTTGGAGTTGAGGGTGGTGGTTAAGGATACGGCGTTGCCTTTGGCATCAACGATAGAGGTGTGGGTTGTTTCAAAGCTTTCCTTGATCTGTCCAGTAAAATGGCCAGCGAGAATATCACTACTCAAGGAGGCCTTTTCTGGAGAGAAATTATCCATGCGCCTTGCAATGTAAAGGGAGTCTAGGAGGGAATCCAAAGGAACCGCATAAAAATCGGTATCTCCCAGGTGTTGAGAACGATCCGCATAAGCGCGTCGCTCCGCTTCTACCATGAGGTGGATGGTTTTGGGATCATGAAAGCCCCATGCTTCGATAGGGTAGGGCTCTACCATTTTTAACAATTGCAGTAGTGCCACCCCACCACTGGAGGAGGGAGGCATAGCTATAATGTTATAGGATTTATATTTTCCCTGAATTGGCGTCCGCCATTTGGCATGGTATTGTTTTAAATCACTTTTGCTGATAATTCCATTCCCCTCTTTCATCTCCTTTACAAGAGCTGTCGCCGTTTTGCCTTTATAAAAACCCGCCCGACCTTTCTTTTTTATGCGCAATAAAGTCTCTGCTAGCTTTTCCTGGCGCAAAATATCACCTTCTTTCCACTCCGTTTTAATGAACGGATTGGGTTCATCGTTGACCGCCTTAAAGTCTGCTTGAAATCCATTTAACCGATTCGCTTCAGTTTGACTAATAGGAAATCCTTTTGCGGCTAATTCAATGGCAGGCTGAACGAGCAGTCCAAAATCCAATAAACCATATTTTTCGTGTGCTTGGATTAGGCCATCTACCGTCCCCGGTACCCCCGCCGCCAAATGCCCGGTAGTACTTAAACCAGGAATTAGGTCACCCTTTTCGTCCAAATACATGTTGCGACTGGCTTTGGCAGGTCCTTTCTCTCGGTAATCAATAGCAGCCTTTTCCCCATCTTGGGTACGGATCACCATAAAACCGCCACCGCCAATATTCCCGGCTCTCGGGTAAACGACTGCGAGGGCAAATTGGACGGCCACGGTCGCATCTATAGCATTGCCGCCAGCTTTTAATATATCCAAGCCAACCTGGGTAGCAAGTGGATGGGGGGCAACAACCATAGCCGAGGCGCCTAGGGCACTTTTATGGCTTTGGTAGGGTAAGCCCTGCGCATCGGCAGTGGACACCAATAATAGGCCAAACAAAAAAAATAAAATAAAAATAGACCTGTTCCTAATTTTTGGCATGATGGTTGCTTGAGTGAGGATTAATATGTATAAACAATTGATAATTAAGCTTCAATAAGAAGCGAAGGCTACTTGTTAGCCCTTAAATAGCTGTGCAATGTGAAAGTCGACACACCGTATAAAAGGCATCTAAACAAGCACTATAAGAAAAATTACCTGTTATAGGCCCTTCATGTTGATCATTTGGTGTTTCAAAGGGCGACCAAAGGAAAGGCTGAATTTCGGAAAGACCTTTGAATAAGACAAGGGAATGGCATGAAAACTGAAAAAATAACAAGCTGATTACATGGCTTGAAATAATAATGTTTCAGGTGTAGTCCCACTAAAGTATGGAATGCATCAATTGGGAAAAACGAATTCGGGTCTGAAAGTTTTCTCATTTCCTACTTGGGATTACACCCTTTTTAGCTGTTAAACAAGCAGCTTTTCCATGCTGCACGACTAAGGATTAGCATTGTTTAGAAATAAAATTTAGTTAATTATTACTGGCTTTTTCGTCGCGCCATTTTGTTCGCCAAGATGGCGCTTTTGTTTTGCAAAAACTTGACTTTTAAAAATAAAATTCCTAACTTATGCCTTAAGTGTAGCTAAAATATGGAATAGTTTTTTATTGTTGGGCGTTAGCCATGAAGGAAAATGGCTACAGGACGCCATACAAGTGCTAAAGAATGCCGAAACCAGACTAGTACCTTTCGTTTTACGTTTCATCAGTATTTCGTCGAAAATACTTCTTTCCCATTTTTTAATGATCCTTACCAGAGGGTCGCAAAACCAAATTATATGCTTCGCCAAATTGTATTACCGCTATTACTTTGTATATCCATCCAAGTATTCGCTCAACAAACCGCTAGTCAGCAACAAAAAGAAGAGACAGCTATCAAAACGATGATAGAAATGGAGTCCAGGTATTTTTGGGCGCGCGATTTTCAGAATTGGAAGAAAGCCTGGGTGCATGCCGATTATGCGGTTTGGATTGCCGCTTCCCGTGATGGTATTCGCCAATATGACGGCTGGAAGAGTTGGAGTGATAATGTGAAGACTTTTTTTGAGGAAAATCCTGATCCAGTCCCGTATGACGAAAATGTCACTAAAACAGATTACCGGTTTCGAATTTATGGAAATGGCGCATGGGTTTCATTTGTTCAAGTCAATAGTGGAACCCGAACGCTCGAAACCCGTATAATGGAAAAACACAATGGGCAATGGAAAATTGCTATGGCTGAGATCATCCACGATGTAAATGAAACAGTGTTAGAAGAAACACAGGGTGATCAATAAGCGCTAAGCATTGGTAAGCGGTGGAGTTAAGTTAGGTCGGAAATTGGCCGCAGATAGCACTTTATGCTAATTTTCGAGCAAGGGCTAAGAGCATGTTTGGAGGTCGCTTTTGGAGGCAAAAAGTGTCAATTTTTCGCTGAGACTAGGCGCTTTTTGAAGTTCATACCCTTCGGTACGGACGAAAAAAGTAACGAAGTATCAGCGAAAAAGGGATAGTTTTAGGCCCCAATCGACTTTAGGAGATTC containing:
- a CDS encoding DUF4159 domain-containing protein translates to MMKKSFYAFSLLVCFTLAFTHKQEPVLKMGLLKYAGGGDWYSNPTSLPNLAKFCNQELGTSFTPDYAVVEVGSAELFNYPIVHMTGHGNVLFSNAEAENLRNYLIGGGFLHVDDNYGIDPYIRVAMKKVFPDQEFTELPFQHPIYHQKFDFKNGLPKIHKHDEKPPQGFGLFWEDRLVCFYTYECDLGDGWEDPEVHKDPEEVRQQALQMGANIVRFAFEQ
- a CDS encoding PspC family transcriptional regulator; the encoded protein is MIEVKNLLEKSAFGVCNYLADKMGIATSRVRLYFIYATFVTLGSPILFYLVGIFWLNLKRYIKNKPNLIRQ
- the ggt gene encoding gamma-glutamyltransferase — its product is MPKIRNRSIFILFFLFGLLLVSTADAQGLPYQSHKSALGASAMVVAPHPLATQVGLDILKAGGNAIDATVAVQFALAVVYPRAGNIGGGGFMVIRTQDGEKAAIDYREKGPAKASRNMYLDEKGDLIPGLSTTGHLAAGVPGTVDGLIQAHEKYGLLDFGLLVQPAIELAAKGFPISQTEANRLNGFQADFKAVNDEPNPFIKTEWKEGDILRQEKLAETLLRIKKKGRAGFYKGKTATALVKEMKEGNGIISKSDLKQYHAKWRTPIQGKYKSYNIIAMPPSSSGGVALLQLLKMVEPYPIEAWGFHDPKTIHLMVEAERRAYADRSQHLGDTDFYAVPLDSLLDSLYIARRMDNFSPEKASLSSDILAGHFTGQIKESFETTHTSIVDAKGNAVSLTTTLNSNYGCKVWVDGAGFFLNNEMDDFSAKPGVPNQFGLVGAEANAIAAGKRMLSSMTPTIVEKDGELFMVLGAPGGSTIITAVFQVFLNVAAFNMDLEAAVNAPRFHHQWLPDRILMEKDGFSAATKEKLMAMKHQLYEVNYMAVIKAIHRLANGQWQGVGDKRNPDDDAQGY